The following DNA comes from Enterocloster bolteae.
TATGCAGAAATATTTTGTTTTCGCTGGCATCTATAGCGACTATTTCTGCATGTATTTTTTTATTCTGTCTTTTTTTCGCCCTGATAGCCAATGTGCAGAATGTGGCAAAGACAGCAGAGACAACAGTGGGAATCACTGTATTTTTTGATGAGGATATGCCGGAGGAGCAGATTCTGGCTGCCGGCGATGGTATCCGGGGCTGGGAAGAGGTGCGGGAGGCGCAGTACATATCCGCTGCCCAGGCATGGGAGAACTTTAAGACAGATTATTTTGAGGGGATGGAGGAGCTGGCAGAGGGATTTGCAGACGACAATCCGCTGTCCGGTTCCGCCTCCTATGAGATATTTCTCAATAATATTGAGGAACAGGATAAAATCGTGGAGCGTCTGGAAGGCATGGAGGGCGTGAGAAAGGTGCGCTATTCCAGTACGGCTGTGGCCGGGCTGACCAGTGCGGGAAAGATGGTTGGGGCCATGTCGGCCGTTATTATCTGCGTACTGCTGGCCGTGGCGGTTTTCCTGATTAGCAATACCATTTCCGTGGCCGCGGCCTTCCGCAGGAGGGAAAATGAAATCATGCGCTTAATCGGCGCCACCAATTATATGATTCGTGCGCCTTTTGTGGTGGAGGGCGTGCTCCTTGGCGCTTTGGGAGCAGCGGTGCCGCTGGCAGGCATGTATGCGCTTTACCAGAGGGCGGTCATCTATATCAGTGAGCATTATCAGATGCTGACAGGCATGTTTGAACCCATACCTCTGGGAAATATATTTCCCTATATGGCTGCAACAGCCGGGTGCCTGGGTGTGGGCATTGGTTTTTTTGTCAGTTATTTTACCATCCACCGTCACTTGAAGGTATAGGGAAGGAGGATGTGAATGAGGATAAGACATTGGATTTGTGCGGCAGCGCTGTCAGGCGGTCTTTTGATGGGCGGTATGGCGGCATTTTCGGCCTACGCCACCAGTGTGGAGATAGAGGATGCCAAGAAACAGGTATCTGCTTTGGAAGAGGAAAAGAAGAAGGTGGAGAGTACCCTGAACCAGCTGGAGGGATTAAAGGCAGATACGGCAGCTTATGTGAAGAAGCTGGACGGCAGTCTGTCCTCCCTGGCAGAGGAGCTGGAACAGCTGGGAAACCGGATTACCCTTAAGGAAGAGGAGATAGACCAGGCCCAGATACAGTTAGAGGAGGCCAGACGCGAGGAAGAGCACCAGTATGACAGCATGAAGCTGCGCATCAAGTACATGTATGAGAACGGCCAGAACAATCTGCTGGATATGGTTATGGAGTCCGGCAGCATATCGGAGCTGTTAAACCGCGCGGAATACGTGAGCCAGATTGCGGAATATGACAGGAAGATGCTGACAGCTTATGCTTCTGCAAAGGAGCAGGTGGCTGCCAGAGAACAGAACCTGGAGAAGGAGCATGGGGAGCTTTTGGTGCTTCAGGAGTCCACCCAGGCCAAACAGGCTTCCATGCAGCAGCTGATGGATTCCAAGCAGAAGGAGCTGGATTCCTATAATTCCAAGATTGCCATGGCCCAGGATGAGCTGGACCAGTACAATGCAGACATCAAAGCCCAGGAAGATCAGATGAAGCGAATCGAGGCCGAGATGAAGCGGAGGGAAGAGGAAGCCAGAAAAAAGGCGGAAGCAGCCGGCAAGACGTATACCGTATCGAATTTGGGGAATATTAGTTTTAAGTGGCCCTGTCCGTCCAGCAGCAGGATTACCTCTAATTTTGGAGACAGGGAGTCTCCCACAGAAGGGGCATCCAGCAACCATAAGGGAATTGATATCAGTGCCAGCACAGGGGCGGATATCATTGCTGCGGCTGATGGCGAGGTGGTGATATCTACATACAGCTATTCGGCGGGCAATTATATTATGATTGACCACGGAGGCGGGGTGAGCACGGTCTACATGCACAGCTCCAAGCTGCTGGTGGGCGTGGGGGAAAAGGTGACAAAAGGCCAGGTGATTGCAAAGGTAGGTTCCACCGGTTATTCCACCGGTCCCCACCTGCATTTCGGAATCCGCTCAGGGGGCACCTATGTAAATCCCCGAAGTTATGTAAGCCCGTGACCTGTCATAGGATAGAGGGAACGGACAGATAGGAGACGTAAATTGGAAAATCGTGAATTTGACAGACAGGAACATAATATGGGCGGACAGCCGGATGGTCCCTACAGGGACAACGGACCGGGACCCCAGGACGGGAACCGGAACGGCTCAGGAAAGAACCGGTTCTGGGCCGGGGCTCTGGTGGGAGCCCTTGTAACCGCCTTTGTGGGATTGATTGTGGTGGGCATGTCGGCCGGCATCTATATCTTTGGTAAACGGGTTATGAGCCGTCAGCCCAGCGTGGCCATCGAGGGCAAGGGACCGGGAATCACAGACGGAAGCAGCCATGAAGGCGGCGTGGACTTTGACCGGGTTACGGCCAAGATGTCCATGATTCAGCAAATCATAGATCTTCACTTCCTGTACGACGAGGACGCCGGAAATGTGGAGGATTTTATTTACAGAGGAATGCTGGCTGGCCTGGATGACCCTTATTCCACGTATTATACGGAGGAGGATTTCCGTTCCATCAATGACAGCACAAAGGGAACCTACTCCGGTATCGGAGCCATGTTAAGCCAGAACAGAACCACGGGGTTATGTACCATCGTGAAGGTGTTCGAGGGTTCCCCGGCCCTGGAGGCAGGGATGCAGCCCGGAGACATTATATATAAGGTGGGCGATACCCTGGTGGCTTCCGAAAGTCTGGATGTGCTGGTGAACAATTACATCAAGGGCGAAGAAGGCACGGATGTGGCTATCACGGTGTACAGGGCAGACAAAGACGAGTATGTGGATATGTCCGTTACGCGGCGCAAAATCGAAGTGCCCACTGTGGAATACAGCATGCTGGACGATAAAATCGGCCGGATTGCAGTCTCAGAATTTGATGTGATTACAGTGGAGCAGTTTGAGCAGGCAGTGGATGAGCTGCAGAAGGACGGTATGGAGGGGCTGATTATCGACCTGCGGAGCAATCCGGGCGGAGTCCTGGACAGCGCTGTTAAGATGGTGGATTATATTCTCCCCGATGATTTGGACCAGTATGAAAAGGGCAAGGGAAAAACCCTGATTGTTTACACGGCCGACAAGAATGAAAAGGGCGATGTATTTACCGCCTCAGACGGTCATGAGCTGAAAATGCCCATTGTCATTCTGGTTAATGGGGACTCAGCCAGCGCTTCCGAGGTGTTTACAGGCGCGCTGAAGGATTATGACTGGGCCACCGTGGTGGGAACCACCAGCTACGGAAAGGGAATTGTACAGAACCTGATACCTCTGGGAGACGGTTCCGCCATCAAGATTACCACAGCCCATTACTACACGCCCAGCGGTTTTGACCTGCACGGAAAGGGAATAGAACCGGATGTGGAAGTGGAACTGGATGAGAAGCTTAAAACCCAGGCAGTGGTGAAGCCGGAGGAAGACAACCAGCTTCAGAAGGCAGTCCAGGTGTTGAAGGAAAACAAATAAGAAGTGTGGAACAGGGCCCCGGTCATGGCTATTATGGCCGGGGCTTTTGTACTGTCTGCATTTCCAGACAGGCTATTGCTATTTACTACGGCTTTTGCTATACTTACATAATATATTTGAGAAGCCCGCGGTATGTTGAGAAGCCGCGATTATATAATATAAAGGAAATTGATTCTCACAGATTAGATTTGGAATGGATGGTTGAATTATGGGAGATATGACAGAGCAGGACAGCGCACATGCAGCTGAAAATACAGTAATCAAGTGTCCGGCAGTCCTGGAAGCTCTGAGAACAGGTATAATATGTTGCCTGCTGGACGAGGATCTGACTTTTCTATGGGGGAATTCCAGCTTTTTCAGTGGTATTGGATATACCGCTGAACGTTTTGGCGGCCTCTTTTCCACACTGCGGCAGTATTATGCAGCGATGCCCGATGTGTTTTCCTGTATCCGGCAGGAACTGACCCAGGCGGTTGAGAATGAAAGGCAGGATATTGAACTGACTGTCCGTCTGCCCCTTAAGGAGGGCGGATATTCCTGGAAACATCTTTATGGGACCGTCAGGGAGGATTCTTTAGCGGGCGGGAAGGTATTGCAGGCAGAGCTTGCGGGAGTGGATGCCCTGGCTGCCGGGAAAGAGGAACTGGAACGGCTCTACCGGCAGAAGCTGCAGTATTTCCATTTTATGCTGGATACATACGAGGGCAATGCATATATCAGCGATATGGACACCTATGAGCTGCTGTATGTGAACCAGCATTCCTGCGAGGTACTGGGGATGCCGGCGGTGAAAGCGGCGGGGCGTAAGTGTTATGAAGTAATCCAGGGAAGGACGAGTCCCTGCCCGTTCTGTACCAACAGCAAAATAACCGAGAATGAATTTTACGAGTGGGAGTTCCAGAACCCGGTTTTGGAGCGGACATTCCGAATTAAGAACAGGATTATCGACTGGGAAGGACACCGGGCGCGGCTGGAGCTTTCCCATGATATGTACAGCACGGAATATAAGCTGGCAAAGAAGGACCAGGAGCGGGATGCGTTGGTTCGCAGCGTCCCCGGCGGGCTGGCGCGGGTGGACGGACGGGATATGCGGACTGTCCTCTGGTACAGCGGCAGTTTTTTGGACCTGATTGGATATACGAAAGAAGAGTTCGAGCAGGAGATGCATTCCCAGTGCAGTTATGTACACCCGGACGATAAGGAACGCGTTGCTGCTGTTATGCTGCAGTCCAGGGAGACTGGCAGGCCCACTATGGTGGAGAGCCGCATTTTCACTCAGGACGGTAAGGTTAAGATTTTACTGATGACATGCAGCTATGTCAGCGGGGAGGAGAACTGGGACGGTATTCCCTCCTATTATACGGTTGGTATCGACGTCACGGCGGAGCGCACGGAGCAGGCCCGGCAGAGGCAGGCCCTGGAAGATGCCTGCCAGGCAGCACAAATCGCCAACGATGCAAAGACCAACTTCCTTTCATCCATGTCCCATGATATTCGCACGCCAATGAACGCTATCATCGGCATGGCGGTTATTGCGCAGGCGAACCTGCAATCTCCGGAAAAGATACAAGACTGCCTGAATAAAATCAATGTTTCCAGCCGACATCTTTTAAACCTTATCAATGAGGTATTGGATATGTCCAGAATCGAAAGCGGGAAAATCGATCTTATTTCAGAGAACGTTTCGCTGCCAGAGCTGATTGAGGACGTTATGGATGTATTCAGGCCCCTGGCCGCGGAAAAACACCTGGAGCTGCAGATTAACGCTGACCATGTGCGGCATGAAAAAGTGGTAACAGATCAGAACCGCCTGCAGCAGGTTCTGGTGAACCTGCTCTCCAATGCCATAAAATATACCCCTGAGGGAGGCAGTGTGGGTCTCAGGGTCCGTGAAATTCCGGCTTTTGCAAAGGGCAAGGGGCAGTATGAATTTATCGTCACCGACAACGGAATTGGGATGTCCGGAGATTTCATCCCTCATATTTTTGAACCTTTCTCCCGGACCGAGGAGTCAAAGACCAATCAGATACAGGGGACAGGTCTTGGCATGGCTATTACCCAGAATATTGTCAGCATGATGAATGGCACGATTGAGGTTAAGAGCGTCCTGGGAGAAGGAAGCCAGTTTATTGTGGCTGTATCCTTTAAGCTGTGCGAAGAGGCAGAGGATAACAATGCAGAGCTCTCCGGCCTGCCGGTACTTGTGGTGGACGATGACCAGGTTATCTGCGAAAGCGCCGCCGAGATTCTGGATGATCTGGGGATGCGGAGCAGCTGGGTACTCTCGGGCAAAGAAGCCATTCGCCGCGTTGTGGAAGCCCATGAGGCGGAGGATGACTTCTTCTCCCTTATTTTGGACTGGAAGATGCCTGGAATGGACGGACTGGAAACGCTCAAGGTGATTCGAAGGAAGCTGGGGATGGATGTTCCCATCATTGTGGTATCCGCCTATGACTACTCTGAGATTGAGGACGAGTTTAGGATGGCGGGAGCAGACGCATTTATCACCAAACCGCTTTTCAGATCCAAAATTGCCCATACCTTCCACCAGTTCTGCCGGGAGGGGCGCACCGATGCCTCATCGCTTCCCGGCGGGGAAGTTTACACCATCATGGAAGGAAAGCGGATTCTGCTGGTGGAGGACAATCAACTCAACCGTGAAATCGCTGTGGAGCTGCTGAAGATGCATGGCTTTCTGATCGACGAGGCTGAGAACGGCCGGCTTGCAGTGGAGAAGTTTGCGTCTTCCGGGCCGGAAGAATATGACTGTATTTTAATGGATATCCAAATGCCGGTGATGGATGGTTATCAGGCTTCTGAAGCAATCCGAGCGCTGACGCGGGAGGATGCCAGAACGGTTCCCATTCTGGCTCTGACAGCCAATGCCTTTGCCACTGATATTGGAAAGGCACACTGCGCCGGCATGAACGACCATGTGGCAAAACCCATTGAAGTGGAGCGTTTTATGGAAACACTGCGGAGATGGATTAGATAGTTCTAGGATTATGAATCAAAAGGGAATCCGGAAGGTTTATGTGCAGCTTGGCGCGTTGCCTATCAAAAAGTTTTATGAAAAAGCTCTGTGGGAAGGCTCTGTGGAAAAGCTCTGTGGAAAAGCAATCCACAGGGCTTTTTCTGTTCTGCTATATTTTGTCTGGAATTGCTTTCCGCTGCCGTAATGACAAGATGGAGCAGACAATCAGCTGCTCAGAACGTGTTAAGAAAGAACAGTTGGATAAAAAAGAACAAATGTTCCTGCCTCCGCCTATACTTTTCAGGCTGTCTATGTTATAATTTTTAATGACCTTTCCTACAAGTATTTTTTACCGGGTTATTACATTCCACAATATACTCTGCCCGCCCGGTTCCGAAGTAATTTCAAAAAGCTTTTTCCGGAGAACACAGTGGGGCACGTCATTTCTTTTTAAACGTGTTTATGGAAACATTGGGCAGATATATCGGTGGTCAACGACTCAGGATCAAGAAGTATCAACGAGAAGAAAGGAAGTCAATTTCAATCAAAAGATAAAGAAGGCCGAGAGAGAACCCGGGCCAAGGGGATAGAATTATGAAAACATAGTTACATTTTACGTATTTGTATACTATAAAGGAGACTTCACTATGGATCATTTTGAATTAGTATCAGAATTTCAGCCCACCGGCGACCAGCCGCAGGCCATTGAGCAGCTGGTTAAAGGCTTCAAAGAAGGCAACCAATTCGAGACTTTACTAGGGGTTACAGGCTCTGGAAAGACCTTTACTATGGCTAACGTAATCCAGCAATTACAAAAGCCTACCCTTATCATTGCCCACAACAAAACCCTGGCCGCCCAGCTCTATTCCGAGTTCAAAGAGTTTTTTCCGAAGAATGCGGTGGAGTATTTTGTGAGCTATTACGACTACTACCAACCCGAAGCCTACGTTCCGTCCACGGACACCTACATTGAAAAGGATTCTTCCATTAATGATGAGATAGACAAGCTGCGCCATTCCGCCACCGCCGCCCTGTCAGAACGGGAGGATGTGATTATCGTGGCTTCCGTATCCTGTATCTACGGCCTGGGCAGCCCTATTGATTATAAGGAGATGGTCATTTCGCTGAGACCCGGTATGATTAAGGACCGGGATGAGGTCATTCATAAGCTTATTGACATCCAGTATGACAGGAACGATATGGACTTTAAGCGGGGAACTTTCCGGGTGAGGGGGGATGTTCTGGATATATATCCGGCATACTCCGATGGGGTGGCCTACCGGGTGGAATTTTTTGGGGATGAGGTGGACCGGATATCAGAAATTGATACGCTGACCGATGAAACCAAAGCCCAGCTGGGCCATGTGGCTATTTTCCCCGCATCCCATTATGTGGTGCCGAAGGAGAAGATGATGGAAGCCACAGAGAACATTCTGACAGAGCTGGAGGAGCGTGTCACATTTTTTAAGAGTGAGGATAAGCTTCTGGAGGCCCAGCGCATATCGGAACGGACAAACTTTGATGTGGAGATGATGCGTGAGACCGGATTTTGTTCGGGCATTGAGAATTATTCCCGACATCTGACAGGAGGCCTGCCCGGGGAACCTCCTTGTACACTCATTGATTATTTCCCTGAAGATTTCCTGATTATTGTGGATGAATCCCACATAACCCTTCCACAGGTGCGCGGAATGTATGCCGGCGACCGGTCCAGAAAGACCACGCTGGTGGACTTTGGATTCCGCCTCCCATCTGCTCTGGATAACAGGCCTCTGGCGTTTCCTGAGTTTGAGTCTAAAATCAATCAGATGATGTTTGTTTCTGCAACTCCCTCTGCCTACGAGGCAGAACATGAGCTTATGAGGGTGGAACAAATCATACGTCCCACCGGACTTCTGGATCCGGAGATATCGGTGCGGCCTGTGGAGGGCCAGATTGATGACCTGGTTTCTGAAGTGAACAAGGAGGTGGCGGCCCATCACAAAGTACTTATCACCACTCTGACCAAACGGATGGCAGAGGACCTCACCGACTACATGAGAGAGGTAGGTATCCGGGTTAAGTATCTTCATTCGGATATTGATACGTTGGAACGGGCTGAAATCATCCGGGATATGCGAATGGATGTGTTCGATGTCCTGGTGGGCATCAACCTGCTGCGGGAAGGACTGGATATTCCTGAAATTACACTGGTGGCTATCCTGGACGCGGATAAAGAGGGATTCCTGCGTTCAGAGACATCCCTGATTCAGACCATTGGCCGTGCAGCCCGCAACAGCGAAGGTCATGTCATTATGTATGCGGACAAGGTGACGGACTCCATGGCTGTGGCAATCGAGGAGACCAACCGAAGACGCCAGATACAGCAGAAGTACAACGAGGACCATGGAATCACACCCACCACCATCAAAAAGGCTGTCAGAGATTTGATTGCCATATCCAAGGCAGTGAATGCAGATGACAAGCACTTTAAGAAGGATCCCGAGTCCATGGACGAGAAGGAATTAAAGAAGCTGTCAAAGGAACTGGAAAAGAAGATGCACCAGGCTGCTGCGGAGCTGAATTTCGAGGAAGCGGCAAGGCTGCGTGACAGAATGATAGAAATTAAGAAAATGCTGCAAGACATGTAATTTTCTGTAACTCA
Coding sequences within:
- a CDS encoding S41 family peptidase, coding for MENREFDRQEHNMGGQPDGPYRDNGPGPQDGNRNGSGKNRFWAGALVGALVTAFVGLIVVGMSAGIYIFGKRVMSRQPSVAIEGKGPGITDGSSHEGGVDFDRVTAKMSMIQQIIDLHFLYDEDAGNVEDFIYRGMLAGLDDPYSTYYTEEDFRSINDSTKGTYSGIGAMLSQNRTTGLCTIVKVFEGSPALEAGMQPGDIIYKVGDTLVASESLDVLVNNYIKGEEGTDVAITVYRADKDEYVDMSVTRRKIEVPTVEYSMLDDKIGRIAVSEFDVITVEQFEQAVDELQKDGMEGLIIDLRSNPGGVLDSAVKMVDYILPDDLDQYEKGKGKTLIVYTADKNEKGDVFTASDGHELKMPIVILVNGDSASASEVFTGALKDYDWATVVGTTSYGKGIVQNLIPLGDGSAIKITTAHYYTPSGFDLHGKGIEPDVEVELDEKLKTQAVVKPEEDNQLQKAVQVLKENK
- the uvrB gene encoding excinuclease ABC subunit UvrB, encoding MDHFELVSEFQPTGDQPQAIEQLVKGFKEGNQFETLLGVTGSGKTFTMANVIQQLQKPTLIIAHNKTLAAQLYSEFKEFFPKNAVEYFVSYYDYYQPEAYVPSTDTYIEKDSSINDEIDKLRHSATAALSEREDVIIVASVSCIYGLGSPIDYKEMVISLRPGMIKDRDEVIHKLIDIQYDRNDMDFKRGTFRVRGDVLDIYPAYSDGVAYRVEFFGDEVDRISEIDTLTDETKAQLGHVAIFPASHYVVPKEKMMEATENILTELEERVTFFKSEDKLLEAQRISERTNFDVEMMRETGFCSGIENYSRHLTGGLPGEPPCTLIDYFPEDFLIIVDESHITLPQVRGMYAGDRSRKTTLVDFGFRLPSALDNRPLAFPEFESKINQMMFVSATPSAYEAEHELMRVEQIIRPTGLLDPEISVRPVEGQIDDLVSEVNKEVAAHHKVLITTLTKRMAEDLTDYMREVGIRVKYLHSDIDTLERAEIIRDMRMDVFDVLVGINLLREGLDIPEITLVAILDADKEGFLRSETSLIQTIGRAARNSEGHVIMYADKVTDSMAVAIEETNRRRQIQQKYNEDHGITPTTIKKAVRDLIAISKAVNADDKHFKKDPESMDEKELKKLSKELEKKMHQAAAELNFEEAARLRDRMIEIKKMLQDM
- a CDS encoding PAS domain-containing hybrid sensor histidine kinase/response regulator — translated: MGDMTEQDSAHAAENTVIKCPAVLEALRTGIICCLLDEDLTFLWGNSSFFSGIGYTAERFGGLFSTLRQYYAAMPDVFSCIRQELTQAVENERQDIELTVRLPLKEGGYSWKHLYGTVREDSLAGGKVLQAELAGVDALAAGKEELERLYRQKLQYFHFMLDTYEGNAYISDMDTYELLYVNQHSCEVLGMPAVKAAGRKCYEVIQGRTSPCPFCTNSKITENEFYEWEFQNPVLERTFRIKNRIIDWEGHRARLELSHDMYSTEYKLAKKDQERDALVRSVPGGLARVDGRDMRTVLWYSGSFLDLIGYTKEEFEQEMHSQCSYVHPDDKERVAAVMLQSRETGRPTMVESRIFTQDGKVKILLMTCSYVSGEENWDGIPSYYTVGIDVTAERTEQARQRQALEDACQAAQIANDAKTNFLSSMSHDIRTPMNAIIGMAVIAQANLQSPEKIQDCLNKINVSSRHLLNLINEVLDMSRIESGKIDLISENVSLPELIEDVMDVFRPLAAEKHLELQINADHVRHEKVVTDQNRLQQVLVNLLSNAIKYTPEGGSVGLRVREIPAFAKGKGQYEFIVTDNGIGMSGDFIPHIFEPFSRTEESKTNQIQGTGLGMAITQNIVSMMNGTIEVKSVLGEGSQFIVAVSFKLCEEAEDNNAELSGLPVLVVDDDQVICESAAEILDDLGMRSSWVLSGKEAIRRVVEAHEAEDDFFSLILDWKMPGMDGLETLKVIRRKLGMDVPIIVVSAYDYSEIEDEFRMAGADAFITKPLFRSKIAHTFHQFCREGRTDASSLPGGEVYTIMEGKRILLVEDNQLNREIAVELLKMHGFLIDEAENGRLAVEKFASSGPEEYDCILMDIQMPVMDGYQASEAIRALTREDARTVPILALTANAFATDIGKAHCAGMNDHVAKPIEVERFMETLRRWIR
- a CDS encoding murein hydrolase activator EnvC family protein, whose protein sequence is MRIRHWICAAALSGGLLMGGMAAFSAYATSVEIEDAKKQVSALEEEKKKVESTLNQLEGLKADTAAYVKKLDGSLSSLAEELEQLGNRITLKEEEIDQAQIQLEEARREEEHQYDSMKLRIKYMYENGQNNLLDMVMESGSISELLNRAEYVSQIAEYDRKMLTAYASAKEQVAAREQNLEKEHGELLVLQESTQAKQASMQQLMDSKQKELDSYNSKIAMAQDELDQYNADIKAQEDQMKRIEAEMKRREEEARKKAEAAGKTYTVSNLGNISFKWPCPSSSRITSNFGDRESPTEGASSNHKGIDISASTGADIIAAADGEVVISTYSYSAGNYIMIDHGGGVSTVYMHSSKLLVGVGEKVTKGQVIAKVGSTGYSTGPHLHFGIRSGGTYVNPRSYVSP
- a CDS encoding cell division protein FtsX translates to MRISTFWYCLKQGIINICRNILFSLASIATISACIFLFCLFFALIANVQNVAKTAETTVGITVFFDEDMPEEQILAAGDGIRGWEEVREAQYISAAQAWENFKTDYFEGMEELAEGFADDNPLSGSASYEIFLNNIEEQDKIVERLEGMEGVRKVRYSSTAVAGLTSAGKMVGAMSAVIICVLLAVAVFLISNTISVAAAFRRRENEIMRLIGATNYMIRAPFVVEGVLLGALGAAVPLAGMYALYQRAVIYISEHYQMLTGMFEPIPLGNIFPYMAATAGCLGVGIGFFVSYFTIHRHLKV